A single Cannabis sativa cultivar Pink pepper isolate KNU-18-1 chromosome 7, ASM2916894v1, whole genome shotgun sequence DNA region contains:
- the LOC115698314 gene encoding cytochrome P450 CYP82D47, with product MDCSIYLSPNAIICGIVVFIWYYFWRVRKWREVKTIAPEACGGWPIFGHLHMLRGPTPTHITLGAMADRYGPVFRVRLGSQQGLVVSNSEIAKECFTTNDLKIASRPSLLVAEHIGYDYAMFVFAPHGAFWREIRKIATVELLSNRRLELLKHIRHSEVATFLKELHKHWAAKSQNDVVLVELKQWVWDLTLNVLLRMVVGRRYTSGNNNNNKIQKAIENFFNIFGAIVPGDVIPYIKWLDLGGYEKSMKKTAKEVDYIFSEWLDDHKQKKSDQKNDQADFMDVMLCLLHGTDLGGYDADTINKATCLNLIAGGSDTTTGTVVWAISLLMNNRHVLRKAQEEIDSHVGKDRVVNDTDIAHLAYLQAIVKETLRLYPVAPLAGPRVFTEDCTVGGYHVSKGTRLIANLWKIQTDPNAWAEPLEFKPERFLSTNKDVEMKDQHFELIPFGSGRRACPGTVFALQMVHLAVAAFVHAFDITTPSNLPIDMTESINGLVNVKVTPLELLIKPRLPHHLY from the exons ATGGATTGTTCAATATACTTATCGCCAAATGCTATCATCTGTGGCATAGTAGTGTTTATTTGGTATTATTTTTGGAGAGTTAGAAAGTGGAGAGAGGTGAAAACAATAGCGCCCGAAGCTTGCGGAGGTTGGCCTATATTTGGTCATCTTCACATGCTGAGGGGACCAACACCAACCCACATAACATTGGGAGCCATGGCTGACCGATACGGACCAGTGTTCAGAGTCAGGCTGGGCTCCCAACAAGGTTTGGTGGTGAGTAATTCGGAGATAGCCAAAGAGTGTTTCACCACAAACGACTTGAAGATAGCCTCACGTCCAAGTCTGCTAGTGGCCGAGCACATCGGCTATGACTACGCCATGTTTGTTTTCGCACCTCACGGAGCTTTCTGGCGTGAGATTCGCAAGATAGCTACTGTGGAGTTGCTTTCCAACCGCAGGCTTGAGCTACTTAAACATATTCGCCACTCCGAAGTAGCAACTTTCTTGAAAGAGCTACACAAACACTGGGCGGCCAAAAGCCAAAACGATGTAGTTTTGGTGGAATTGAAGCAGTGGGTTTGGGACTTGACTCTCAATGTTCTTCTTAGAATGGTTGTTGGGAGGCGATACACTTcgggtaataataataataataagatacaAAAGGCAATAgagaattttttcaatatttttggtGCTATTGTTCCTGGTGATGTCATTCCATATATCAAGTGGTTGGATTTAGGTGGCTATGAAAAGTCCATGAAGAAAACCGCCAAGGAAGTAGATTATATATTCAGTGAATGGCTGGACGATCATAAGCAGAAGAAGAGTGATCAAAAAAACGACCAAGCTGATTTCATGGATGTCATGCTTTGCTTGCTTCATGGTACAGATCTTGGTGGCTATGATGCTGATACAATTAACAAGGCCACGTGTTtg AATTTGATCGCAGGTGGTAGCGACACCACTACAGGAACAGTAGTATGGGCAATATCTCTACTAATGAACAACCGCCACGTGTTGAGGAAGGCCCAGGAAGAAATTGACAGCCACGTGGGCAAGGATAGAGTTGTAAACGACACTGATATCGCTCATCTCGCCTACTTACAAGCTATAGTGAAAGAAACGCTGCGCTTATACCCCGTAGCACCGCTGGCTGGTCCACGTGTCTTCACAGAGGACTGCACCGTTGGTGGTTACCACGTGAGTAAGGGAACTCGTTTGATCGCCAATCTGTGGAAGATTCAAACCGATCCAAATGCGTGGGCTGAGCCGTTAGAGTTCAAGCCAGAGAGGTTTTTGAGTACCAACAAAGATGTGGAGATGAAGGATCAGCATTTTGAGTTGATCCCATTTGGGAGCGGTAGAAGAGCTTGTCCTGGTACGGTTTTCGCACTACAAATGGTTCATTTAGCAGTGGCTGCTTTCGTCCATGCCTTCGATATCACGACACCCTCAAATCTTCCAATTGATATGACCGAAAGCATTAATGGACTTGTCAATGTCAAAGTCACTCCACTTGAGTTGCTCATCAAACCCCGCCTTCCTCATCACctctattaa
- the LOC115698217 gene encoding cytochrome P450 CYP82D47: protein MELLSFVRYLDTTIVGLFIAVVGFSLLVLIQQRNNNSRININKPPEAGGGWPLIGHILHLQRGSQLPHITLANWADKYGPVFTIRIGLHPALVISSRDIAKECFTTNDVVFSTRPKLIRSEILGWNYASFGFAPYGPYWRKLRKIATSELLSNTKLEQLRHVRESEVQSFLEDIYNKCRANNDGLVSVEMKKLIADINLNVSLRMVAGKRYFGGDSREKKEAERCQKAMREFFRLTGLFLVGDAIPFLRWFDFGGHEKAMKETLKELDSLAEEWLEEHHQRTSTLDTDFIDVLTPILQSSSDLAGHDAFTVNKATVMNLISGATDTTTVTIVWALSLVLNHSSVLKKIQEELDLHVGKERLVNECDIGSLVYLQAVVKETLRLYPAAPLSGPRESTQDCTVGGYHIPKGTRLITNVWKIQVDPLIWSDPMDFKPERFLTEAHKDVDVKGKHYELIPFGCGRRSCPGISYGLQMTHLVLASFLQAFEVSSSTYTDEAVLDLTPTFGLTNAKATPLQILLKPRLSHPSLYHSSSI from the exons atggagTTGCTGAGTTTTGTCCGTTATCTAGATACGACTATAGTAGGATTATTCATTGCCGTAGTTGGGTTTTCCTTGTTAGTACTAATCCAGCAAAggaataataattcaagaatCAACATAAATAAACCACCGGAAGCCGGCGGTGGATGGCCATTGATAGGCCAtattcttcatcttcaaagaGGATCACAGCTTCCCCACATAACTCTGGCCAATTGGGCTGACAAATATGGACCCGTTTTCACCATCCGTATCGGACTTCATCCAGCTCTTGTAATAAGTAGCAGGGACATAGCTAAGGAGTGTTTCACCACAAACGATGTTGTTTTTTCCACTCGTCCTAAACTAATCAGGTCCGAAATCTTGGGATGGAACTACGCTAGTTTCGGCTTCGCACCTTACGGGCCTTATTGGCGCAAACTACGCAAGATAGCAACCTCGGAGTTACTCTCCAATACCAAGTTGGAACAACTCAGACATGTTCGAGAATCAGAAGTGCAGAGCTTCTTGGAAGACATTTACAACAAGTGCAGAGCTAATAACGATGGACTTGTGTCAGTTGAGATGAAGAAGTTGATAGCAGACATAAATCTGAACGTGAGTCTTCGAATGGTGGCTGGGAAACGGTATTTTGGTGGTGACtcgagagagaagaaagaggcTGAGCGATGCCAGAAAGCTATGAGAGAATTTTTCCGTTTGACTGGACTTTTTTTAGTGGGAGATGCTATTCCTTTTCTTAGGTGGTTCGACTTTGGTGGACATGAGAAAGCTATGAAGGAAACGCTCAAGGAATTGGATAGTCTTGCTGAGGAATGGTTAGAAGAACATCATCAACGAACTAGTACTCTTGACACAGATTTCATTGATGTCTTGACACCGATACTCCAATCATCTTCTGATCTTGCTGGTCATGATGCTTTTACTGTTAACAAAGCTACAGTCATG AATCTTATTTCTGGGGCAACTGATACAACTACAGTAACGATAGTTTGGGCTCTGTCGCTAGTTTTAAACCACAGTAGCGTGTTGAAGAAGATTCAGGAAGAGCTGGACCTTCATGTTGGTAAGGAAAGATTAGTTAATGAATGTGATATAGGAAGTTTGGTGTATCTTCAAGCCGTGGTGAAAGAGACACTAAGGTTATACCCTGCTGCACCACTCTCTGGGCCTAGAGAATCCACCCAAGACTGCACCGTAGGTGGCTATCATATTCCGAAAGGCACACGCCTAATTACCAACGTTTGGAAGATCCAAGTGGACCCTTTAATATGGTCAGACCCAATGGATTTCAAACCAGAGAGATTCTTGACGGAAGCACACAAGGATGTGGATGTGAAAGGAAAGCATTACGAGCTTATCCCTTTTGGGTGTGGTCGAAGGTCTTGTCCTGGGATAAGTTATGGCCTTCAAATGACTCACTTGGTGTTAGCTTCGTTTCTTCAAGCTTTTGAGGTCTCCTCCTCTACCTATACGGATGAGGCAGTGCTGGACTTGACACCCACTTTTGGTTTAACAAATGCAAAAGCAACTCCCCTTCAGATTCTACTCAAACCTCGATTGTCTCATCCTTCTCTCTACCACTCATCATCCATATGA